A genomic window from Ananas comosus cultivar F153 linkage group 22, ASM154086v1, whole genome shotgun sequence includes:
- the LOC109727640 gene encoding syntaxin-22-like, which yields MSFEDLEAGRAVRIDGRKGKESSQAVASGVFQINTAVATFQRLVNTLGTPKDTPDLRDRLHKTRAHITQLIKDTSDKLRQASEADHRSEVSASKKIADAKLAKDFQSVMKEFQKAQRLAVERETAYAPFVSQAALPPSYNPSESGKTSDKSSEQQAMLLESRRQEVLFLDNEIVFNEAIIEEREQGIQEIQQQIGEVNEIFKDLAVLVHDQGAMIDDIDSHIESSVAATAQAKTQLSKAAKTQKSNSSLVCLLLVIFGVVLLIVIIVLAA from the exons ATGAGTTTCGAGGATCTGGAGGCGGGGCGGGCGGTGCGAATCGACGGGAGGAAGGGCAAGGAATCCTCGCAGGCGGTGGCGTCGGGGGTCTTCCAGATCAACACCGCCGTCGCCACCTTCCAGCGCCTCGTCAACACCCTCGGCACCCCCAAGGACACCCCCGATCTCCGCGACAGGCT GCACAAGACAAGGGCACATATCACACAACTGATAAAAGATACTTCAGATAAACTTAGACAAGCTAGTGAAGCAGATCACCGATCTGAAGTCAGT GCAAGCAAAAAGATAGCTGATGCAAAGCTTGCGAAGGATTTCCAATCAGTTATGAAAGAGTTCCAGAAAGCTCAGAGGCTtgctgtagagagagaaaccgCATATGCCCCTTTTGTTTCTCAAGCAGCTCTTCCTCCAAG CTATAATCCAAGCGAGTCAGGCAAGACATCAGACAAGTCCAGTGAGCAACAAGCAATGCTTCTAGAATCTAGAAG ACAAGAGGTGCTTTTTTTGGATAATGAGATTGTCTTCAATGAGGCCATCATTgaggagagagagcagggcATACAAGAGATTCAGCAGCAGATCGGCGAGGTCAATGAAATCTTTAAGGACCTTGCAGTCCTTGTCCATGATCAAGGAGCTATGATTG ATGACATTGACTCCCATATCGAGAGCTCTGTTGCAGCAACCGCGCAGGCGAAAACCCAGCTATCAAAGGCAGCCAAAACTCAAAAGTCAAATTCATCTCTG GTGTGTTTGCTGCTGGTGATTTTTGGGGTTGTATTGCTCATCGTAATTATAGTCCTCGCTGCATAG